One window of the Saccopteryx bilineata isolate mSacBil1 chromosome 2, mSacBil1_pri_phased_curated, whole genome shotgun sequence genome contains the following:
- the CCL15 gene encoding C-C motif chemokine 15: MKTFAAALSFLILVAVLESPAHGAPAHEFQVDEPRMMIQERKLLLEKHEGLHYAVDCCYSYTSRRIPCLFMDDYFETSSGCSKPGAIFITKRGKRVCVDPSDVGVQDCIKDIRDMRRK, encoded by the exons ATGAAGACCTTTGCAgctgccctctccttcctcatcctTGTGGCTGTCCTTGAATCCCCAGCCCATGGAGCTCCAGCCCATGAATTCCAAGTCGATG AACCCAGAATGATGATACAAGAGAGGAAACTATTACTAGAGAAACATGAAG gCTTACATTATGCTGTTGACTGCTGTTACTCCTACACCTCACGAAGAATCCCATGCCTCTTCATGGACGATTATTTTGAAACATCCAGTGGGTGCTCCAAGCCTGGTGCCAT CTTCATCACCAAGAGGGGGAAGCGTGTCTGTGTGGACCCCAGTGATGTGGGAGTTCAGGATTGCATAAAGGACATAAGGGACATGAGGCGAAAGTGA
- the LOC136326858 gene encoding regakine-1-like, protein MRVSLALLAFLLTVVALHSEANEGPPKNKAVDCCVSFTSRPIPFRRMKDYRETSVICPTPGIIFTTIRERQICANPRDIWVQRHIRRLKQNSK, encoded by the exons ATGAGGGTCAGCCTGGCTCTCCTCGCCTTCCTCCTCACGGTTGTAGCCCTCCACTCTGAGGCCAATGAAG GACCACCTAAGAACAAGGCTGTTGACTGTTGTGTGTCCTTCACCTCTCGGCCAATCCCATTCCGTCGTATGAAAGATTATCGCGAGACCAGTGTCATTTGCCCCACCCCAGGGATCAT CTTCACCACCATACGTGAGCGACAAATCTGTGCCAACCCCAGAGATATCTGGGTGCAGCGGCACATCCGACGCCTGAAACAAAATTCAAAGTGA
- the LOC136326857 gene encoding C-C motif chemokine 5-like, with protein MKVLGVTVLLLLCTAAVSERSFSPRTHPASKCCDSYYTSPNILSKVIDYYETSGDCRYPGVVFLTKQDREVCVNPHETWVQEYINSQERNSDFSGGQ; from the exons ATGAAGGTCCTTGGGGTTAccgtcctgctcctcctctgcacCGCGGCTGTCTCTGAACGCTCGTTCTCAC CCAGGACTCATCCTGCATCCAAATGCTGCGACTCCTACTACACCAGCCCGAACATCCTCAGTAAAGTGATTGACTATTATGAGACCAGTGGCGACTGCCGCTACCCTGGTGTTGT CTTTCTCACCAAACAGGACCGGGAAGTCTGTGTCAATCCTCACGAGACCTGGGTTCAGGAGTACATCAATAGCCAGGAGAGGAACAGTGATTTTTCTGGTGGGCAGTAG